A stretch of the Capsicum annuum cultivar UCD-10X-F1 chromosome 8, UCD10Xv1.1, whole genome shotgun sequence genome encodes the following:
- the LOC107838839 gene encoding guanosine nucleotide diphosphate dissociation inhibitor 2, with product MDEEYDVIVLGTGLKECILSGLLSVDGLKVLHMDRNDYYGGESTSLNLVQLWKRFKGGDKPPAELGSSRDYNVDMIPKFIMANGALVRVLIHTDVTKYLYFKAVDGSFVYNKGKVHKVPATDMEALKSPLMGIFEKRRARKFFIYVQDYKESDPKTHEGMDLTRVTTRELIAKYGLDDNTVDFIGHALALHRDDRYLDEPALDTVKRMKLYAESLARFQGGSPYIYPLYGLGELPQAFARLSAVYGGTYMLNKPECKVEFNEEGKVCGVTSEGETAKCKKVVCDPSYLPNKVRKVGKVARAIAIMSHPIPNTNDSHSVQIILPQKQLGRKSDMYLFCCSYTHNVAPKGKFIAFVSTEAETDNPESELKPGVSLLGQVDDIVYETYDRSEPVNECSLDNCFISTSYDGTTHFESTVDDVLNLYTKITGKVLDLNVDLSAASAAEE from the exons ATGGATGAAGAATACGATGTGATTGTTCTAGGCACAGGTTTGAAGGAATGTATTCTTAGCGGTCTTCTATCTGTTGATGGCCTTAAG GTTCTGCACATGGACAGAAATGACTACTATGGAGGAGAATCAACTTCCCTCAATCTTGTCCAG CTTTGGAAGAGGTTTAAAGGAGGCGATAAACCTCCAGCTGAACTGGGTTCTAGTAGAGATTACAATGTTGACATGATTCCTAAG TTTATTATGGCAAATGGTGCTCTTGTGCGAGTGCTAATTCATACTGATGTCACCAAATATTTATACTTTAAAGCGGTTGATGGCAGCTTTGTGTATAACAAAGGAAAG GTGCACAAGGTGCCAGCTACTGACATGGAAGCACTTAAATCTCCTCTGATGGGCATTTTTGAGAAGCGGCGTGCTAGAAAGTTCTTTATTTATGTTCAAGACTATAAAGAAAGTGATCCTAAAACACATGAAGGGATGGATCTAACAAGAGTTACCACAAGAGAGCTTATTGC AAAATATGGTCTTGATGACAACACCGTGGACTTCATTGGTCATGCATTGGCACTGCATAGAGATGACCGCTACCTAGATGAACCAGCACTGGATACTGTCAAGAGAATGAAG CTATATGCTGAGTCTCTTGCTCGTTTCCAAGGAGGATCACCATATATTTATCCTTTGTATGGATTAGGAGAGCTCCCCCAG GCATTTGCTCGATTGAGTGCTGTCTATGGTGGGACCTACATGTTGAATAAACCTGAATGCAAG GTAGAGTTTAATGAAGAAGGAAAGGTCTGTGGTGTTACTTCAGAAGGGGAAACCGCAAAGTGCAAAAAAGTTGTATGTGATCCTTCCTACTTGCCCAACAAG GTGAGGAAGGTCGGCAAAGTTGCAAGAGCTATCGCAATTATGAGCCACCCAATTCCAAATACCAACGACTCTCACTCTGTGCAGATTATTCTACCTCAGAAGCAGCTGGGTCGCAAATCAGATAT GTACCTGTTCTGCTGTTCTTACACTCATAATGTTGCTCCAAAGGGGAAATTCATTGCATTTGTCTCAACAGAGGCAGAAACTGATAACCCAGAGAGTGAACTGAAGCCGGGCGTCAGTCTTCTAGGGCAAGTGGATGATATCGTCTATGAAACTTATGACAGATCTGAACCTGTCAATGAGTGCTCCTTGGACAACTGTTTTATTTCAACT AGCTATGATGGCACGACTCACTTTGAATCGACTGTAGACGATGTGCTCAATTTGTACACCAAAATAACTGGAAAG GTTCTTGACCTCAATGTGGACCTAAGTGCTGCGAGTGCCGCTGAAGAATGA